The following coding sequences lie in one Apium graveolens cultivar Ventura chromosome 3, ASM990537v1, whole genome shotgun sequence genomic window:
- the LOC141714335 gene encoding uncharacterized protein LOC141714335 produces MENAFALTKVGDNLKVEYATYFLQRESNYWWETAKVLEAAEVITWDRFKRMFLDKYFPRYMQTQMEMKFFESKQDNMTIGGYAKKFTELSSFMGEYVDSEEKRAKRFQQGLKPWLRSRVAAFKLTTYAKVVQKAMVIEGESEQNQKEKDNKKRRFETGEEGSSYKGQNQRTNQRLKPHSGPGNFKKKEFGNKS; encoded by the coding sequence atggaaaatGCCTTTGCCTTAACAAAAGTTGGAGATAATCTGAAGGTGGAGTATGCCACTTACTTTCTTCAAAGAGAatcgaactattggtgggagacaGCGAAAGTTTTAGAAGCTGCTGAAGTTAttacttgggataggtttaagAGAATGTTTCTGGATAAGTATTTTCCTCGCTATATGCAAACACAAATGGAGATGAAGTTCTTTGAGTCGAAGCAAGACAATATGACAATTGGAGGATATGCGAAGAAGTTTACAGAACTTTCTAGCTTTATGGGAGAGTATGTTGATTCTGAAGAGAAAAGGGCAAAAAGGTtccaacaaggattgaagccttggTTAAGGAGTCGTGTGGCAGCTTTTAAGTTGACTACTTATGCTAAAGTGGTTCAGAAGGCGATGGTAATTGAGGGAGAGAGTGAGCAAAATCAAAAGGAGAAAGACAACAAGAAAAGAAGATTTGAAACGGGAGAAGAAGGCTCAAGTTACAAGGGTCAGAATCAGAGAACTAATCAAAGGCTTAAACCTCATAGTGGACCCGGGAACTTCAAGAAGAAAGAATTTGGGAATAAATCATAA